TAGCTATGCCTTTCATAGGATCATCCATTGCATTACAACATGCACTCTCACCTGCCTGTCCTGGTGCGATGCCAGATAGGGACGAGGACAAGGACCAGCCATTGTCCCTACGCCACATCGTAGCTTGCGCCTCTGCTGCATCAGGGTGGTGAGTTGGCTGGGGAGCCGGTTTCAGCAGGCAGATCGAGCAGCATCAGTAATGCTGCCCGCAGAAAGGGTTTGGCCCGCTGGAAGCGCGTCTTGGCCGTCGATTCGGTCATGTGCAACGTGCGTCCGATCTCTGGAAAGGTCATCTCGGCCCGGTAATACTGCCAGACCACCGAGCGATATTGGGCCGGGATCATGGCAATGGCGCGTTGAATGCAGTGTTGCAGATCATGCCGCTCGGCCAGGTCTTCTAAGGTG
This sequence is a window from Ktedonobacteraceae bacterium. Protein-coding genes within it:
- a CDS encoding sigma-70 family RNA polymerase sigma factor, with the translated sequence TLEDLAERHDLQHCIQRAIAMIPAQYRSVVWQYYRAEMTFPEIGRTLHMTESTAKTRFQRAKPFLRAALLMLLDLPAETGSPANSPP